A window from Azoarcus sp. DD4 encodes these proteins:
- a CDS encoding pilus assembly protein PilM yields MIEFSLFGSKARQLAGLDISSSSVKLVELSGGDKEGYKIERYAIEPLPRDAVVDGNIANLDAVSEALRRALRRFGGGVKNVAMALPASSVITKKIILPDGLREQEMEMQVESEANQYIPFALDEVNLDFQVIGPAASGAGEVEVMIAASRKDKVEDRVATAQAAGLKAVVIDVESLAIESAFELVSRQLVPAGGAKVVALIDIGASVMNVTVLRGGQQVYSREQAFGGHQLTQDIARQYGMSLEEAEAAKRSGSLPEDYARDLMRPFMDSLALEVSRALQFFFTSTQFNQVDHLVLAGGCAVMPGLADVVAGRTQVETIIANPFAGMALSSKVRPKNLLADAPSLMVACGLALRRFDE; encoded by the coding sequence GTGATTGAATTCTCCCTGTTCGGTTCGAAGGCGCGACAACTCGCAGGTCTCGATATCTCATCTTCATCGGTCAAGCTGGTTGAGCTGTCCGGTGGGGACAAGGAAGGTTACAAAATCGAGCGCTACGCGATCGAGCCGCTCCCGCGTGATGCTGTAGTCGACGGCAATATCGCCAATCTGGATGCCGTCAGCGAGGCCTTGCGGCGCGCATTGCGCCGCTTTGGTGGCGGGGTCAAGAACGTGGCCATGGCCCTGCCGGCCTCGTCCGTCATCACCAAGAAGATCATCCTCCCGGACGGCCTGCGCGAGCAGGAGATGGAGATGCAGGTCGAGTCCGAGGCCAATCAGTACATTCCCTTTGCGCTCGACGAGGTAAACCTCGATTTCCAGGTCATCGGCCCGGCTGCGTCCGGTGCGGGCGAAGTCGAGGTCATGATTGCCGCATCGCGCAAGGACAAGGTCGAGGATCGCGTGGCGACGGCACAGGCTGCCGGCTTGAAGGCGGTGGTCATCGACGTCGAATCGCTGGCGATCGAATCCGCGTTCGAGCTCGTCAGCCGGCAGTTGGTGCCGGCGGGTGGTGCCAAGGTCGTGGCATTGATCGACATCGGCGCGAGCGTGATGAACGTGACCGTGCTGCGTGGCGGTCAGCAGGTCTATTCACGCGAGCAGGCCTTCGGTGGCCATCAGCTGACTCAGGATATCGCCCGCCAGTACGGCATGAGTCTCGAAGAGGCGGAGGCCGCGAAGCGCTCTGGCAGCCTGCCTGAAGACTATGCGCGCGATCTGATGCGCCCGTTCATGGACAGTCTTGCGCTTGAAGTCTCGCGGGCGCTGCAATTCTTCTTTACGTCGACCCAGTTCAACCAGGTCGATCATCTTGTCCTTGCCGGCGGTTGTGCGGTCATGCCCGGGTTGGCGGATGTGGTCGCCGGGCGGACTCAGGTCGAAACGATCATTGCCAACCCGTTCGCGGGCATGGCGCTTTCGTCCAAGGTACGTCCCAAGAACCTGTTGGCTGATGCGCCGTCGCTCATGGTGGCGTGCGGGCTCGCCTTGCGGAGATTCGACGAATGA